A genomic region of Miscanthus floridulus cultivar M001 chromosome 3, ASM1932011v1, whole genome shotgun sequence contains the following coding sequences:
- the LOC136542953 gene encoding uncharacterized protein: MFEHYASAPDARDREGRKFDNKAQRVVKELWDYYRCDEGYEERAERHAHKACYKLVKDMHYEARILAVQQYKAVFEEVKIDKDLARTLTLTKEQYMLVPPIWVAGKGECWRKMVDKWCSPEWSETHAACRERRLMMTGAPHHQGNLTLAEYAERWSASHGGAPCSQVKAWAMAHKGKATSAVDFNPEDPPSAYSNPSIQSRLTEYTTAAKAVHGPEYDPSTQDFEGDLVMRVGGGKKHGRYWLGDSVVDTATTPTLSQIRASDTGQRPPIRPRPTSTQHAMQTLQAELEEERRQRIALEAKTDADRQRQEHMFQWMQNLGAKMGEPLPQALFLPPPRPEDTPACSSPICWFCNFYWAVGLGKKEKAKQPGVAHCSSARGKTLLAAASDRRGHGTGSRNKAAEDHTKGTDDQKKGPQRHDRSPEGCGGGGFGCRRSVTAWKGHAPDNSSRNAAAVDEVVQKEQSFGGNTIEKPATAVCETLLGKGTAVCETLLGKGTVRGGTLASGLATDIGGEHEVKKLGSKGEDRAEVVMSERQRRRMTEVFVGGLSRDTKEEYVRAALSVAGDITEVRMIMDATTKKNKGYCFVRYRESAQARKAIAKFSNVKICGKQCRVAALGGNDKIFLGNHDKKWKKDDIMKLLQKIGVENIDVVTLPADSNNPGYNRGFAFLELETYKDAQIAYKKLSRKDVFGKGLNIRVAWAEPLNGPDEKQIHKVNIRVTLAKSVQKGKKITEDHKFCISEKDKTKTAQSERILGPSSLHILPSSSRAVPPTGDKKSSTDHGLVQVLREMVPWRHEHTGSGRLTQNYPHILSGEKRPFSALGIDSYYMGRNPHAGHERNTYATSTSSYSASPPAITEYSPPYHHESRRYRLDSDSVLSEEPWGGIQIS, encoded by the exons ATGTTCGAGCACTACGCCTCTGCCCCCGATGCACGAGATCGGGAAGGCAGGAAATTCGACAACAAGGCGCAGCGGGTtgtgaaagagctgtgg GATTACTACAGATGTGACGAGGGATACGAGGAGAGGGCCGAGAGGCACGCTCACAAAGCCTGCTAcaagctcgtgaaggacatgcactacgaggcgcgtaTCTTGGCTGTACAGCAATACAAAGCTGTCTTCGAGGAAGTGAAGATCGACAAAGACCTCGCAAGAACCTTGACGCTGACCAAAGAGCAATACATGCTG GTGCCTCCAATTTGGGTGGCCGGTAAAGGCGAGTGCTGGAGGaaaatggtggacaagtggtgctccccGGAGTGGTCGGAGACACACGCCGCTtgtcgggagcggcgtttgatgatgacaggtgcaccacaccatcagggGAACCTTACCCTTGCCGAGTACGCGGAGAGATGG tcggcgtcacatggtggcgcaccttgctcccaggtgaaggcatgggctatggcccacaagggcaaggcgacgtccgccgtcgacttcaacccggaggacccccCCTCGGCGTACAGCAATCCCTCCATCCAAAGCCGTCTCACCGAGTACACAACGGCGGCCAAGGCGGTCCATGGGccggagtacgatccgagcacccaagaTTTCGAAGGTGACcttgtcatgagggtgggaggaggcaagaagcatggcaggTACTGGCTTGGCGACAGCGTCGTCGACACGGCCACTacccccactctctcccagatccgagcaagcgACACGGGCCAGAGGCcgcccatacgcccacggccgaccagtacacagcacgccatgcagactttgcag gccgagcttgaagaagagaggaggcagagaatAGCGTTGGAGGCGAAGACTGACGCTGATCGGCAGAGGCAGGAGCACATGTTTCAGTGGATGCAAAATCTCGGCGCGAAGATGGGTGAACCTCTGCCACAAGCGCTATtccttcctcctcctcgtcctgaaGACACTCCT GCATGTTCGTCACCCATCTGTTGGTTCTGTAACTTCTACTGGGCAGTTGGGCTGGGAAA aaaagaaaaggcaaaaCAGCCCGGCGTGGCCCATTGCAGCTCGGCCCGCGGAAAaaccctcctcgccgccgcctccgACCGACGCGGCCACGGAACTGGCTCCCGCAACAAAGCCGCGGAAGATCACACGAAAGGTACGGACGATCAAAAGAAGGGTCCCCAAAGGCACGATCGCAGCCCGGAAGGCTGCGGTGGAGGCGGCTTTGGCTGCCGCCGGAGCGTTACAGCCTGGAAGGGACACGCTCCGGACAATTCCTCTCGAAATGCTGCCGCGGTGGATGAAGTGGTGCAGAAGGAGCAGAGTTTTGGGGGAAACACAATTGAAAAACCGGCCACTGCTGTGTGTGAAACACTACTGGGTAAGGGGACGGCTGTGTGTGAAACACTATTGGGTAAGGGGACGGTGCGGGGAGGAACACTAGCCAGTGGGCTGGCAACGGATATTGGTGGTGAGCATGAGGTGAAGAAATTGGGGAGCAAGGGTGAGGACAGGGCTGAGGTGGTAATGTCGGagcggcagaggaggaggatgacggagGTGTTTGTCGGTGGGCTCAGTAGGGACACAAAGGAGGAGTACGTGAGGGCAGCACTTTCAGTGGCGGGGGATATCACGGAAGTTCGCATGATCATGGATGCAACGACGAAGAAGAACAAAGGCTACTGCTTTGTGCGCTACCGTGAGTCTGCGCAGGCAAGGAAGGCCATTGCAAAGTTCAGCAACGTTAAG ATTTGTGGAAAGCAGTGTCGAGTTGCAGCTCTGGGTGGGAATGATAAAATCTTTCTTGGGAACCATGATAAGAAATGGAAGAAAGACGAT ATCATGAAACTACTACAGAAAATTGGAGTTGAGAACATTGATGTCGTTACCCTTCCGGCTGACTCTAATAATCCAGGCTATAATCGTGGATTTGCATTTCTTGAACTGGAGACTTATAAAGATGCACAGATTGCATACAAAAAGCTTTCAAGGAAAGATGTTTTTGGCAAGGGTTTAAATATAAGAGTTGCATGGGCCGAACCATTGAATGGTCCAGATGAAAAACAGATCCAcaag GTTAATATTAGAGTCACTCTTGCTAAATCTGTCCAAAAGGGCAAGAAGATTACGGAAGATCATAAATTTTGTATTAGTGAGAAAGATAAAACAAAGACTGCTCAAA GTGAAAGAATACTTGGGCCGTCTTCACTGCATATATTGCCTTCCAGTTCCAGGGCGGTTCCACCCACAGGGGATAAGAAGTCATCAACAGATCATGGCTTGGTTCAGGTTCTGAGGGAGATGGTTCCCTGGAGACATGAACATACTGGTTCAG GAAGGCTTACTCAAAATTATCCCCACATATTGTCAGGAGAGAAGCGGCCTTTCTCAGCACTT GGGattgattcttattacatgggCCGCAACCCTCACGCAGGACATGAGAGGAATACCTATGCTACGTCAACTTCAAG CTACAGTGCATCGCCCCCTGCCATCACCGAGTATTCTCCTCCATATCATCATGAAAGCCGGAGATATCGACTAG ATTCAGATTCTGTACTATCAGAAGAACCATGGGGTGGGATTCAG ATTTCTTAG